From the Nitrospirota bacterium genome, the window ATATGCCTCAAGATGAAGCCGCTGGACTTAACGATATCGGGCTGATTTACTATGAACTTGGCCAATACGATAAGGCTCTTAAATATTATGAGGAGGCTTTAAAGATAAATAGAAAATTGGATACACCCATTGGCATAGCTACAGAACTTGACAATATCGGCTGGGTTTATCTGGCTCTTAAAGATTACAAAAAAGCAGAAGAGCTATTTAAAGAAAAAGAAGAAGAGGAGGCAAGGGCAGGTTATGGATGGACAGGGAATCCAAGTTTGGTAGAGGTCTATCTTGCTACTGGAAAATATAAAGAGGCACTGGAGTTGCTTGAAAAGATGGAGCTGACATGGTTTTCAGGTTCGCCCTATCGGATTCAATATCACACTCAGAAAGGGTATGCCTTAAAAGGCATAGGTCAGCTCAGGGATGCCTCGGAGGAGTTTCTTAGTGCAGTCTCTATTGTGGAGGAGATGAGAAAGAATGTCCAAGGGGAAAAAATAGGATTTCTGTCTGCAGGCTCTGCTCAGGGAAGGGCACAGGCATATAGAGGACTTTTAGCTACTCTTTCGGAAAGGGCTCTAAGTGGCGAAAAGAATGATAAGATATTTAGCCCTTACGGCAAAGACCTCGAATCCATCGCATTTTATTTCTCGGAGTCGGTAAAGGCGAGGGTTCTTCTTGAGGCAATGGCTCAATCTGCAAGAGAGGCAGGGCATATCGAATTACCCCAGCAATTATGGGAAAAAGAGCAATCCCTCATACAGCAGATTTCAGCTATAGATTCGCAATGGACTGCTGAATATAAGAAAGGTGAAGAGGCACTTGGAAGGCTTAAAGGGATAAGGGAGAAACTTTCTGCCGAGCTTAATGAGCTTATAAGTGAGTTGAGAAAAAGTTATCCTACATACGCAAGCCTTTATTATCCAAAGCCCATTTTAGCCGAGAGGTTATCACTTAAGGATAACGAGGTCTTACTTGAGTATGCGATTGGTGTCGATAGAGTGTATTTATTCATGGTGATAAAGGAAGGTGTAAAGAAAGTTGTGAAGCTCCCTCTGTCAAAGGAAGCCCTCGAGGAAAAGATAAAGGCGTTCATGGAGCCTCTGAATACAAAGCAGTATGAGAGGTTTTCTGTAGAAGAGGCAGAAGAGCTTTATGAATTGTTGCTTGCAGAGGTGTTAAAGGAGGTAAAGCAGGGCGAAAAAATCATTATCGTTCCGGATGGGGTATTAGGCTTGCTCCCATTTGAGGCATTAGTGATAGAGAAAGGCAAAGGTATAAAAGACAGTCTTTATGTAGGTGACAGATATGTCTTAAGTTATTATCAATCGGCTACTGTGCTTTCATTTCAGAGGTCTCTTAAAAGCAGTAAGTTAGAAAAGCCACTTTTTGCACTGGGTAACCCTGTATATAGCAAAGATGACCCTCGATACATTGCATGGAAAAGTAAAAACAAAGAAGTCTTTGTTGCAGGTGTGAATAAATACTCATTTAGAGGGCTTGCAATAAAGCCCAAATGGGGGAAGACTTTAGAGTTGGACATAGGCAACGAGGTAGAGTTTCTGCCTTTACCTGAGATAGAGATTGAAGTGAAAGAGATAGCAAAGACAATTGGTGTCTCTCTTGAACCGCCTGATATACTGCTTTCTGTTAATGCAAACGAGACAGAGCTTGACAAAAGGCATTCCTTTCTATTAACATACGGTAACCGTTTGCCGAGTAGAAAGAAATGTCTGTTCTTATCTTAAAGAATATAAGTTCAGAGGGCCCCGGCTCGATAGGGGTCTTCTTAAGGGAAGACTCCATACCTTACAGGGTTGTTGAGTTCGGAGAAGGCGAAAGCCCTTCTTCCCTTGATGGGTTTGACACCCTCGTTATGCTTGGCGGGCCCATGGCTGTTTATGAGATGGATGAGCATTCGCATCTAATGGCAGGCTCAAGGCTTTTAAGGGAGGCTATAAACAGGGAAATGCGGGTTTTAGGCATATGTCTTGGTGCTCAGATGATAGCTCACTGCCTCGGAGCAATGGTCTATAAAGGTCATGCCCCTGAGCTCGGCTGGCTTCCCATAGAGCTTACTGGAGATGCTCTCAAAGACCCTTTGATGAGAAGGCTTGCCCAGCATCCAACTGTTGGGGATTTCTGGAGAAGGTTTAAGGTCTTTCACTGGCATGGTGATACATTCGAGCTACCAATAGGCTCGGTTAGGCTTGCAAGCTCAGGGCTTTATCCAAATCAGGCATTCAGGTATGGAAAAAATGTCTATGCCTTTCAGTTCCATATTGAAGTGACAAAGGAGATGTTGTATGATTGGTTTAAGGCTGAGCCTTCGTTTGATAAGTTGAAGGCAGAAACAGAAAATCTATATGACGAATACTCTCAAAGGGCGAGGAATTTCTATAAAGCATTTTTTTGTCAAAGCCTGAAAAGGGAGGTGATGCTTTTTAAAAAATAGCATGACTGTGCGGTAGTGTTTAGGAAAAATAAATTTAAGGAGGTTTTTAAAAAGCAAAGATGCAAAAGCCAAGGGATGTAAAGGATGTAATGGAGCTTGTAAAAAAGCACGATGTGAAGTTCGTAAGGCTATGGTTTTCAGACATTCACGGAATGCTCAAGAGTTTTGCCCTTCCAGTTGAGGAGCTTGATTATGCCTTCAAAGAGGGCATGGGCTTTGATGGCTCATCCATCAAGGGGTTTGCAAGGATAGATGAAAGTGATATGATAGCAAGGCCTGACCCGACAACATTCACCCTTTTACCATGGAGGCCTAAGGAGTCAGCTGTTGCAAAGATGTTTGCTGACATATATGAGCCTGATGGCTCACCTTATAAGGGTGACCCGCGGTATGTGCTTAAGAAAAATCTTGAGAAAGCAAAGCAGAAAGGCTACACGCTCTATCTTGGACCTGAGCTTGAATATTTTTATTTCAAAACAGATAAGGCTGTAGAGACACTTGATGAAGGAGGGTATTTTGACTACCCGCTCGATGCTGCAGAGGACCTACGCAGAGATACAATCTTAGCTCTCGAGGAGATGAGAATAAAAGTAGAATACTCACACCATGAGGTTGCACACTCACAGCATGAGATTGACCTCAGGTATCAAGATGCCCTCACAATGGCAGACACTGTTATGACACACAGAGTCGTTGTTAAAGAGATAGCAAAGAAATATGGAGTGTATGCCACATTCATGCCAAAGCCCATATTTGGTCAGAATGGCTCTGGAATGCACACGCACCAGTCTTTATTTAAAGGTCCAAAGAATGCATTCTTTGATGCAAAGGACAAGTATTTCCTGTCAGACATGGCAAAGAAGTATATCGCAGGTTTATTGACCCATATAAAGGAGATAACACTGGTTCTTAATCAGTGGGTTAATTCTTATAAGAGGCTTGTGCCAGGATATGAGGCACCGGTTTATCTATGCTGGGCAAGAAGA encodes:
- a CDS encoding tetratricopeptide repeat protein — translated: MKKKLIILLSALFLIGIFGNASAQPEDEAIRLNKEGVTAHQEGRYEDALKYFAESLKIYKKLDSTHDTAITLIDIGLVYKSLGRYEDALKYYEEALKVFEELKPCKHAAQNLDEIAIVYSILGRYDEALKYSEEALKMKRGFKTPEEQSIAQSLYNIGWIYGGSGRYEEAFKYYNEALTIRKGLNIPRDLAQSLTGTGWSLYRTGKPNEALKHLEEALSIYRQLNIPQETALTINNIGVVYKSLKRYDEALKYHTEALKIRKELNISSDLTQSLNNIAQTYKSLGRHDDALSAYKEALDIFRKLNIPNDIAAALYRTGAIYESLGKYHEALKYYEESLDVVKKLNMPQDEAAGLNDIGLIYYELGQYDKALKYYEEALKINRKLDTPIGIATELDNIGWVYLALKDYKKAEELFKEKEEEEARAGYGWTGNPSLVEVYLATGKYKEALELLEKMELTWFSGSPYRIQYHTQKGYALKGIGQLRDASEEFLSAVSIVEEMRKNVQGEKIGFLSAGSAQGRAQAYRGLLATLSERALSGEKNDKIFSPYGKDLESIAFYFSESVKARVLLEAMAQSAREAGHIELPQQLWEKEQSLIQQISAIDSQWTAEYKKGEEALGRLKGIREKLSAELNELISELRKSYPTYASLYYPKPILAERLSLKDNEVLLEYAIGVDRVYLFMVIKEGVKKVVKLPLSKEALEEKIKAFMEPLNTKQYERFSVEEAEELYELLLAEVLKEVKQGEKIIIVPDGVLGLLPFEALVIEKGKGIKDSLYVGDRYVLSYYQSATVLSFQRSLKSSKLEKPLFALGNPVYSKDDPRYIAWKSKNKEVFVAGVNKYSFRGLAIKPKWGKTLELDIGNEVEFLPLPEIEIEVKEIAKTIGVSLEPPDILLSVNANETELDKRHSFLLTYGNRLPSRKKCLFLS
- a CDS encoding type 1 glutamine amidotransferase translates to MSVLILKNISSEGPGSIGVFLREDSIPYRVVEFGEGESPSSLDGFDTLVMLGGPMAVYEMDEHSHLMAGSRLLREAINREMRVLGICLGAQMIAHCLGAMVYKGHAPELGWLPIELTGDALKDPLMRRLAQHPTVGDFWRRFKVFHWHGDTFELPIGSVRLASSGLYPNQAFRYGKNVYAFQFHIEVTKEMLYDWFKAEPSFDKLKAETENLYDEYSQRARNFYKAFFCQSLKREVMLFKK
- a CDS encoding glutamine synthetase, which translates into the protein MQKPRDVKDVMELVKKHDVKFVRLWFSDIHGMLKSFALPVEELDYAFKEGMGFDGSSIKGFARIDESDMIARPDPTTFTLLPWRPKESAVAKMFADIYEPDGSPYKGDPRYVLKKNLEKAKQKGYTLYLGPELEYFYFKTDKAVETLDEGGYFDYPLDAAEDLRRDTILALEEMRIKVEYSHHEVAHSQHEIDLRYQDALTMADTVMTHRVVVKEIAKKYGVYATFMPKPIFGQNGSGMHTHQSLFKGPKNAFFDAKDKYFLSDMAKKYIAGLLTHIKEITLVLNQWVNSYKRLVPGYEAPVYLCWARRNRSTLVRVPLYKPGKEKATRIELRSPDPACNPYLAFACMLAAGLKGIEKGYKLSQPVELDVYHLSSEERAKMGIDELPGSLIEAIEHAEKSTLLKETLGEHIFNELIMSKKIEWDNYRTKVFPYELETYLPIL